From Methanobacterium congolense, one genomic window encodes:
- a CDS encoding proteasome assembly chaperone family protein, whose amino-acid sequence MDGTFIKMIKDVELQEPIFIEALPGIGHVGKLVAEHMIHELDAEKFAELYSTSFPPQVFVDENGIIEPMKNEFYCLKSQGESERDYIILVGNTQGLSPEGQYEICGTIMDFVAGYGVNEMFTLGGLGTGQPVEKPKVFGAATTSELAEKLKEHEVTLRSADGGIIGASGLLLGLGMTKGITGACLMGETPGYFIDADASKAVLKVLLKLLEMDLDIAKLEERAEETRKMISKAQQMEKEVTERMNIVPGEEDLRYIG is encoded by the coding sequence ATGGATGGAACTTTCATAAAAATGATCAAGGATGTTGAACTACAGGAACCAATATTCATAGAGGCACTTCCTGGAATTGGACATGTGGGAAAACTGGTTGCAGAGCACATGATCCATGAACTGGATGCAGAAAAATTCGCAGAACTCTACTCAACTTCATTCCCACCTCAAGTTTTTGTGGATGAGAATGGAATCATAGAACCAATGAAAAACGAGTTTTACTGCCTTAAATCACAGGGAGAATCAGAAAGGGACTACATAATCCTAGTTGGAAACACCCAGGGCCTCAGTCCAGAGGGTCAGTACGAGATATGTGGAACCATAATGGATTTTGTTGCAGGTTACGGTGTCAATGAGATGTTCACACTCGGAGGTCTTGGAACAGGACAGCCAGTTGAAAAACCCAAGGTTTTCGGTGCTGCAACAACCTCTGAACTTGCAGAAAAATTAAAGGAACATGAAGTAACCCTTAGGTCTGCAGATGGGGGAATAATAGGTGCATCTGGACTTTTACTTGGTCTTGGAATGACTAAAGGCATTACAGGGGCCTGCTTAATGGGTGAAACACCTGGATACTTCATAGATGCAGATGCATCCAAGGCAGTTCTAAAGGTACTCTTGAAACTGCTTGAGATGGACTTGGACATAGCCAAACTGGAAGAAAGGGCTGAAGAAACCAGAAAAATGATATCCAAAGCTCAGCAAATGGAAAAAGAAGTAACTGAGAGGATGAACATAGTTCCAGGTGAGGAAGACCTCAGGTACATAGGATAA
- a CDS encoding RNA-protein complex protein Nop10: protein MKMKKCKSCREYTLKDVCPHCGGDVGVIYPPKYSPEDKYGKYRRILKKQLLEGQGVG, encoded by the coding sequence CAAGTCCTGCAGGGAGTATACCCTGAAGGATGTTTGCCCTCACTGTGGTGGAGATGTGGGAGTTATTTACCCTCCTAAGTATTCTCCTGAAGACAAATACGGGAAGTATAGAAGAATACTTAAAAAACAGCTCTTAGAGGGCCAAGGAGTTGGTTAG